From one Pempheris klunzingeri isolate RE-2024b chromosome 9, fPemKlu1.hap1, whole genome shotgun sequence genomic stretch:
- the elf2a gene encoding ETS-related transcription factor Elf-2a isoform X1, producing MTSVVVSDGGGNIVEYVTVVEEPQQCEQQPAEEEEEEEVVQQEAEAVIMGVGEEVEEDVEEESVVLQEESCPAVIVEEVPSAQVEECYSAQVLVYDDETYLMQDVAEEQEVVTEVAETVEMSGHDMVCFDKTFEAAEALLHMESPGGLHNERNTAEDVMMETVVEVSTECGPIEEESFPIPPDCEPTAKKKRGGGRKPKTHQPASNGSFDLGIKKRPREGKGNTTYLWEFLLELLQDKNTCPRYIKWMQREKGIFKLVDSKAVSKLWGKHKNKPDMNYETMGRALRYYYQRGILAKVEGQRLAYQFKDMPKNIRVIDDEEDGDEVEDGEAVIAGQHPAHQQGPAILGTNSSATTQPQQTYVTVIPSNATTRPIRAMPVVMTNSLGQVTLNSSPILTSATGVPVTVGSASASAPPKLVIQALPTMLPAGSKAGEKITIITIPANQLATLMQANPSGHITQLIQTSAKATTAAPTVQLTAGRPAPQLILAKPAAVAQQLPQLSVHVGQPQTAPPKAPSQPPKPPSGHPEAAQSEAVVEAPPPSSPPAASAETPSS from the exons ATGACCTCTGTGGTAGTGTCAGACGGTGGAGGGAACATAGTGGAGTATGTCACTGTGGTGGAGGAGCCCCAGCAG tgtgagcagcagccagctgaggaagaggaggaggaagaagttgttcagcaggaagcagaggcagtgATCATGGGGGttggggaggaggtggaggaagatgTTGAAGAGGAGAGCGtggtgctgcaggaggagagctgtCCGGCGGTGATCGTGGAGGAGGTGCCCAGTGCCCAGGTGGAGGAGTGCTACTCGGCCCAGGTCCTGGTCTACGATGATGAGACGTACCTGATGCAGGATGTGgctgaggagcaggaggtggtCACAGAGGTGGCTGAGACAG TGGAGATGTCGGGTCACGACATGGTTTGTTTTGACAAGACGTTTGAAGCGGCCGAAGCTCTTCTCCACATGGAGTCTCCTGGAGGACTGCACAATGAACGCAACACAG CAGAGGATGTGATGATGGAGactgtggtggaggtgtctaCGGAGTGTGGACCCATAGAGGAGGAGTCCTTTCCCATCCCCCCTGACTGTGAACCCACTGccaaaaagaagagaggag GTGGACGTAAGCCCAAGACGCACCAGCCTGCTTCCAACGGCTCCTTCGACCTGGGGATAAAGAAGAGACCGAGGGAGGGCAAAG GCAACACTACCTATCTGTGGGAGttcctgctggagctgctgcaggataaAAACACCTGTCCCAGGTACATCAAGTGGATGCAGAGGGAGAAGGGGATCTTCAAGCTGGTTGACTCCAAGGCCGTGTCCAAACTGTGGGGAAAGCACAAGAATAAACCCGACATGAACTACGAGACCATGGGCCGAGCCCTGAG GTATTACTACCAGCGTGGCATACTGGCCAAAGTGGAGGGTCAGCGGCTTGCCTACCAGTTTAAAGACATGCCCAAGAACATCCGGGTGattgatgatgaggaggacggGGACGAggtggaggatggagaggcCGTGATAGCTGGCCAGCACCCTGCTCACCAACAGGGCCCTGCCATCCTGGGCACCAATTCCTCTGCCACCACCCAGCCACAGCAGACCTACGTCACCGTCATCCCCAGCAACGCCACCACCAG gCCCATCCGAGCCATGCCAGTGGTCATGACCAACTCACTAGGTCAGGTAACGTTAAActcctcccccatcctcacCAGCGCCACAGGAGTCCCAGTAACGGTAGGCAGCGCCTCGGCTAGCGCCCCACCCAAACTGGTCATCCAGGCTCTGCCCACCATGCTGCCTGCCGGTTCCAAAGCAGGAGAGAagatcaccatcatcaccatcccgGCCAACCAGCTGGCCACGCTCATGCAGGCCAACCCGTCTGGTCACATAACGCAGCTCATCCAGACCTCGGCCAAAGCCACCACCGCGGCCCCCACGGTCCAGCTGACGGCAGGTCGGCCCGCGCCACAGCTCATCCTGGCCAAGCCAGCGGCCGTGGCCCAGCAGCTGCCGCAGCTCTCTGTCCATGTCGGCCAGCCTCAAACCGCCCCACCCAAAGCCCCCAGCCAGCCCCCAAAGCCCCCCAGCGGTCATCCTGAGGCAGCGCAATCAGAGGCAGTGGTTGAGGCTCCGCCCCCCTCCAGCCctccagcagcatcagcagaaACGCCATCATCCTGA
- the elf2a gene encoding ETS-related transcription factor Elf-2a isoform X2, translating to MTSVVVSDGGGNIVEYVTVVEEPQQCEQQPAEEEEEEEVVQQEAEAVIMGVGEEVEEDVEEESVVLQEESCPAVIVEEVPSAQVEECYSAQVLVYDDETYLMQDVAEEQEVVTEVAETVEMSGHDMVCFDKTFEAAEALLHMESPGGLHNERNTEDVMMETVVEVSTECGPIEEESFPIPPDCEPTAKKKRGGGRKPKTHQPASNGSFDLGIKKRPREGKGNTTYLWEFLLELLQDKNTCPRYIKWMQREKGIFKLVDSKAVSKLWGKHKNKPDMNYETMGRALRYYYQRGILAKVEGQRLAYQFKDMPKNIRVIDDEEDGDEVEDGEAVIAGQHPAHQQGPAILGTNSSATTQPQQTYVTVIPSNATTRPIRAMPVVMTNSLGQVTLNSSPILTSATGVPVTVGSASASAPPKLVIQALPTMLPAGSKAGEKITIITIPANQLATLMQANPSGHITQLIQTSAKATTAAPTVQLTAGRPAPQLILAKPAAVAQQLPQLSVHVGQPQTAPPKAPSQPPKPPSGHPEAAQSEAVVEAPPPSSPPAASAETPSS from the exons ATGACCTCTGTGGTAGTGTCAGACGGTGGAGGGAACATAGTGGAGTATGTCACTGTGGTGGAGGAGCCCCAGCAG tgtgagcagcagccagctgaggaagaggaggaggaagaagttgttcagcaggaagcagaggcagtgATCATGGGGGttggggaggaggtggaggaagatgTTGAAGAGGAGAGCGtggtgctgcaggaggagagctgtCCGGCGGTGATCGTGGAGGAGGTGCCCAGTGCCCAGGTGGAGGAGTGCTACTCGGCCCAGGTCCTGGTCTACGATGATGAGACGTACCTGATGCAGGATGTGgctgaggagcaggaggtggtCACAGAGGTGGCTGAGACAG TGGAGATGTCGGGTCACGACATGGTTTGTTTTGACAAGACGTTTGAAGCGGCCGAAGCTCTTCTCCACATGGAGTCTCCTGGAGGACTGCACAATGAACGCAACACAG AGGATGTGATGATGGAGactgtggtggaggtgtctaCGGAGTGTGGACCCATAGAGGAGGAGTCCTTTCCCATCCCCCCTGACTGTGAACCCACTGccaaaaagaagagaggag GTGGACGTAAGCCCAAGACGCACCAGCCTGCTTCCAACGGCTCCTTCGACCTGGGGATAAAGAAGAGACCGAGGGAGGGCAAAG GCAACACTACCTATCTGTGGGAGttcctgctggagctgctgcaggataaAAACACCTGTCCCAGGTACATCAAGTGGATGCAGAGGGAGAAGGGGATCTTCAAGCTGGTTGACTCCAAGGCCGTGTCCAAACTGTGGGGAAAGCACAAGAATAAACCCGACATGAACTACGAGACCATGGGCCGAGCCCTGAG GTATTACTACCAGCGTGGCATACTGGCCAAAGTGGAGGGTCAGCGGCTTGCCTACCAGTTTAAAGACATGCCCAAGAACATCCGGGTGattgatgatgaggaggacggGGACGAggtggaggatggagaggcCGTGATAGCTGGCCAGCACCCTGCTCACCAACAGGGCCCTGCCATCCTGGGCACCAATTCCTCTGCCACCACCCAGCCACAGCAGACCTACGTCACCGTCATCCCCAGCAACGCCACCACCAG gCCCATCCGAGCCATGCCAGTGGTCATGACCAACTCACTAGGTCAGGTAACGTTAAActcctcccccatcctcacCAGCGCCACAGGAGTCCCAGTAACGGTAGGCAGCGCCTCGGCTAGCGCCCCACCCAAACTGGTCATCCAGGCTCTGCCCACCATGCTGCCTGCCGGTTCCAAAGCAGGAGAGAagatcaccatcatcaccatcccgGCCAACCAGCTGGCCACGCTCATGCAGGCCAACCCGTCTGGTCACATAACGCAGCTCATCCAGACCTCGGCCAAAGCCACCACCGCGGCCCCCACGGTCCAGCTGACGGCAGGTCGGCCCGCGCCACAGCTCATCCTGGCCAAGCCAGCGGCCGTGGCCCAGCAGCTGCCGCAGCTCTCTGTCCATGTCGGCCAGCCTCAAACCGCCCCACCCAAAGCCCCCAGCCAGCCCCCAAAGCCCCCCAGCGGTCATCCTGAGGCAGCGCAATCAGAGGCAGTGGTTGAGGCTCCGCCCCCCTCCAGCCctccagcagcatcagcagaaACGCCATCATCCTGA